Proteins encoded by one window of Ursus arctos isolate Adak ecotype North America unplaced genomic scaffold, UrsArc2.0 scaffold_22, whole genome shotgun sequence:
- the LOC125282484 gene encoding olfactory receptor 51F2, translating to MLPLNNTNAQPLTFFLTGIPGLRAAQVWISIPFCLLYVIALSGNSMILFVVLRERNLHEPMYYFLSMLSATDLSLSLCTLSTTLGVFWFEARGITLNACIAQMFFLHGFTFMESGVLLAMAFDRFVAICDPLRYTTILTNARIAQIGMSILIRNIAVMLPVVLFVKKLSFCRAVVLSHSYCYHVDLIQLSCTDNRINNILGLFAIFSTTGFDCPCILLSYVLIIRSVLSIASSEGRQKAFNTCISHISAVAIFYIPLISLSFVRRYGHSAPPFVHTIMANVFLLIPPVLNPIIYSVKTKQIRKAIVKVLIQKQQQI from the coding sequence ATGTTGCCCCTCAATAATACCAATGCTCAACCTCTGACCTTCTTCCTGACGGGTATCCCAGGCCTGAGAGCAGCCCAGGTTTGGATCTCCATCCCTTTTTGTCTCCTGTATGTCATCGCCCTCTCTGGGAACAGCATGATCCTATTTGTGGTCCTTCGTGAGCGGAACCTCCATGAGCCCATGTATTACTTCCTCTCTATGCTTTCAGCCACAGACCTGAGCTTATCCCTGTGCACGCTTTCCACTACCCTTGGTGTCTTCTGGTTCGAAGCTCGAGGAATCACCTTAAATGCCTGCATTGCCCAGATGTTCTTTCTCCATGGATTTACTTTCATGGAGTCTGGGGTTCTGCTGGCCATGGCCTTTGATCGTTTTGTAGCCATCTGTGATCCGCTGAGATACACCACCATCCTCACCAATGCCAGGATTGCCCAGATTGGGATGAGCATATTGATAAGGAACATTGCTGTCATGTTACCAGTGGTGCTCTTTGTTAAGAAGCTGTCCTTCTGCAGGGCTGTGGTCCTTTCACATTCTTACTGCTACCATGTTGATCTCATTCAACTCTCATGTACAGACAACAGAATCAACAACATCCTCGGTCTGTTTGCAATTTTCTCTACAACAGGGTTTGATTGCCCTTGCATCTTGCTCTCCTATGTGCTGATCATCCGATCTGTTCTCAGCATTGCCTCCTCAGAGGGGCGGCAAAAAGCCTTCAACACCTGCATATCCCACATTAGTGCTGTTGCCATCTTCTACATCCCCCTCATCAGCTTGTCTTTTGTCCGTCGCTATGGCCATTCAGCACCTCCATTTGTCCACACCATCATGGCCAACGTCTTCCTTCTCATCCCTCCTGTgctcaaccccatcatctacagTGTGAAGACTAAGCAGATTCGAAAGGCTATTGTCAAGGTCTTAATTCAGAAGCAGCAACAAATTTAA
- the LOC113269511 gene encoding olfactory receptor 51A7-like — protein MFSLNTSEVEISTFLLIGIPGLERVPIWISIPVCFMYLLAILGNCTILFAIKTEPSLHEPMYYFLSMLALSDLGLSFSSLPSMLKIFLFNAMEISADACIAQEFFIHGFTDMESSVLLIMSFDRFLAIRTPLRYSSILTSSRVLHIGLAFAIKSVLLVLPLPFTLKRLRYCKKRLLSHSYCLHQDVMKLACSDNRVNFYYGLFVALSMMSDSVFIAVSYVFILKTVLGIASHGERLKALNTCVSHICAVLIFYVPIITLATMHRFAKEKSPLAMILIADAFLLVPPLMNPIVYCVKTRQIRVKVLEKLSLKSK, from the coding sequence ATGTTTTCTCTCAATACGTCAGAAGTTGAAATCTCCACCTTCCTGTTGATTGGGATCCCAGGGCTTGAGCGTGTGCCCATTTGGATCTCCATCCCCGTCTGCTTCATGTACCTCCTGGCCATCCTGGGCAACTGCACCATCCTATTTGCCATCAAGACAGAGCCTTCCTTGCATGAGCCCATGTACTACTTCCTCTCCATGCTGGCCCTATCTGACCTGGgcttgtctttctcttctcttccgtCCATGCTGAAGATCTTCTTGTTCAATGCCATGGAGATTTCTGCTGATGCATGTATTGCCCAGGAATTTTTCATCCATGGATTCACAGACATGGAATCCTCAGTGCTTCTGATCATGTCCTTTGATCGCTTTCTAGCCATTCGCACCCCCCTGAGGTATAGCTCCATTCTTACCAGCTCCAGAGTTTTGCATATCGGACTGGCATTTGCTATCAAAAGCGTTCTACtagttcttcctcttcctttcacttTGAAGAGACTCAGGTACTGTAAGAAACGCCTGCTCTCACACTCCTACTGCCTCCACCAGGATGTCATGAAACTGGCCTGCTCTGACAATAGGGTTAACTTTTACTATGGTCTGTTTGTCGCACTCTCCATGATGTCAGACAGTGTGTTCATCGCGGTTTCCTATGTCTTCATCCTGAAGACTGTATTGGGTATTGCATCCCATGGGGAGCGACTTAAAGCTCTTAATACCTGCGTGTCCCACATCTGTGCTGTGCTCATCTTCTACGTGCCCATCATCACCTTGGCTACCATGCATCGCTTTGCTAAGGAGAAATCCCCTTTGGCTATGATTCTGATAGCTGATGCGTTCTTGTTGGTACCGCCTTTGATGAATCCCATTGTGTATTGTGTAAAAACTCGGCAGATTAGAGTAAAAGTCCTGGAAAAACTGAGTCTTAAGTCTAAATGA
- the LOC130544611 gene encoding olfactory receptor 52R1-like, with product MLASGNTSSHPLFFILLGIPGLENYHFWIAFPLCAMYLVAIVGNIIVLHVVRTDHTLHEPMYLFLAMLAITDLTLSSSTQPKMLAILWFHAHEIEYHACLIQVFFIHAFSSVESGLLMAMALDRYVAICFPLHHSTILTPAMVGKLGEAVMMRGLLWVSPFCFMVSGMPFCPNHVIPQSYCEHMAVLKLVCADTRVNRAYGLSGAFFVVGFDIIVISISYVMILRTVLRLPSDEARLKAFGTCASHICVILAFYIPALFTFLTHRFGRHVPRVVHIMFANFYLLVPPMLNPIIYGVRTKQIRDRVIQGCCGKDP from the coding sequence ATGCTGGCCTCAGGAAATACCTCTTCACATCCTCTATTCTTCATCCTACTTGGGATCCCAGGACTTGAGAATTACCACTTTTGGATTGCCTTTCCTCTCTGTGCCATGTATCTTGTGGCTATAGTTGGCAATATCATTGTCCTTCATGTAGTCCGAACTGACCACACTCTGCATGAGCCCATGTACCTCTTTCTAGCCATGCTGGCTATCACTGATCTgaccctctcctcttccacccaACCTAAAATGCTGGCTATACTCTGGTTTCATGCTCATGAGATTGAATACCATGCCTGCCTCATCCAGGTATTCTTCATCCACGCCTTTTCTTCTGTGGAGTCTGGGCTACTCATGGCTATGGCCTTGGACCGTTATGTGGCTATCTGCTTCCCACTTCACCACTCTACTATCCTGACCCCAGCTATGGTGGGGAAACTGGGAGAGGCTGTGATGATGAGAGGGTTGCTGTGGGTGAGTCCCTTCTGCTTCATGGTCTCCGGGATGCCCTTCTGCCCCAACCACGTCATTCCCCAGTCATACTGTGAGCACATGGCTGTGCTGAAGCTGGTGTGTGCAGATACTAGAGTCAATCGTGCATATGGGCTCTCTGGGGCCTTCTTTGTGGTTGGCTTTGATATCATTGTCATCAGTATATCCTATGTGATGATTCTGAGAACTGTTCTGAGGTTGCCCTCTGATGAAGCCCGGCTCAAGGCTTTTGGCACATGTGCTTCCCATATCTGTGTCATCTTGGCTTTTTATATCCCAGCCCTCTTTACCTTCCTCACCCACCGCTTTGGACGTCATGTGCCCCGAGTGGTACATATCATGTTCGCTAATTTCTATCTACTGGTACCTCCCATGCTCAACCCCATTATCTACGGAGTTAGAACCAAGCAGATCAGGGACAGGGTTATTCAAGGATGTTGTGGAAAAGATCCCTGA